A DNA window from Labrus mixtus chromosome 4, fLabMix1.1, whole genome shotgun sequence contains the following coding sequences:
- the LOC132973500 gene encoding probable polypeptide N-acetylgalactosaminyltransferase 8 yields MRAVWIKRPFLSLAGVGLLIYIGTFLKGMYEHRGGDDKEMDMPHIARDFSGMEAIISNLYKVFSSLEQKQDAMQKLLEEDRDTRRVAAEVDQIPARKQPEQKEKRETKNKDHEKIQHHTEKKSKLLYPHSALFKEWGTNLSEDEQREAEGLFKKYGYNVFLSDRLPLDRPLPDTRDPRCAKKSYPKDLPSIGVVLIYLDEALSILKRALRSIIDRTPRHLLKEIIMVDDNSSNEDLKENLDIYVKSLEQQNPGLLITRVRHNEQRGLAAARASGWRAATADVVAILDAHIEVHEMWAEPLLTQLKGDRTVVVSPVFDKVLFDDLRVTPYQSAAHAFDWALWCMYESFSPDYYKLNDNSLPGKSPSVMGIFVADRKFLGEIGVLDEGMTVYGGENVELGIRVWTCGGSVEVVPCSKVAHIERHHKPYMLDLAPAMKRNALRVAEVWMDEYKKNVNIAWGLPLENHGFDIGDVSERKQLRERLKCKPFKWYIENVYPKLDSLDVLAYGEMRNLDANMCIDRGPVPGHTPIAYVCHHYGPQHTYYRESGEFYIGGIKSHKYNDNRCLTDVGEEETFPGLYDCKEAARTGMGIYWDFTQGKELKSRRTKRCLEIKNGKLLMQQCSGQRWNIQNIIKAF; encoded by the exons ATGAGAGCTGTATGGATAAAGCGACCATTCCTCTCACTGGCCGGGGTTGGGCTCCTCATCTACATTGGTACTTTTCTAAAAGGCATGTATGAACATAGAGGAGGGGATGACAAGGAGATGGACATGCCGCATATAGCCAGGGATTTTTCTGGCATGGAGGCAATCATCAGCAATCTCT acaAAGTATTCAGTTCTTTAGAACAAAAGCAGGATGCCATGCAGAAATTACTCGAGGAAGACAGGGACACACGAAGAGTGGCCGCAGAGGTTGATCAGATACCTGCCAGAAAACAGccagagcagaaagagaaaagggaaacaaagaaCAAGGACCATGAAAAGATCCAGCAccatacagaaaaaaagtcaaaattactGTACCCTCACTCTGCCCTGTTCAAGGAGTGGGGGACGAATCTGTCTGAGGATGAacaaagagaggcagagggattGTTTAAGAAGTATGGATACAATGTTTTTCTCAGCGATCGCCTTCCTCTAGATCGACCTCTGCCAGACACCAGGGACCCAAG ATGTGCAAAGAAGAGTTATCCAAAGGATCTGCCGAGTATCGGAGTCGTGCTGATCTACCTGGACGAGGCTCTGTCTATTCTCAAGAGAGCCCTGCGCAGCATCATCGACCGCACCCCTAGACACCTGCTGAAGGAGATAATAATGGTGGATGACAACAGCTCCAATG AGGACCTCAAAGAAAACCTTGATATATACGTGAAGTCACTGGAGCAGCAGAACCCAGGTCTTCTTATCACAAGAGTGAGGCACAACGAGCAGCGAGGCCTTGCTGCTGCCAGGGCGTCTGGATGGAGAGCGGCCACTGCAGATGTGGTGGCTATCCTGGATGCACACATTGAAGTACATGAGATGTG GGCTGAACCCCTGCTAACCCAGCTCAAAGGTGACCGAACAGTGGTGGTGTCACCTGTGTTTGACAAAGTCTTGTTCGACGACCTCAGGGTGACTCCGTACCAATCAGCTGCACACGCCTTCGACTGGGCTTTATGGTGCATGTATGAGTCCTTTTCTCCTGACTATTACAAACTCAACGACAACTCATTACCTGGAAA GAGTCCGTCCGTCATGGGCATTTTTGTTGCTGATAGAAAGTTCCTCGGAGAAATTGGAGTTCTTGATGAAGGGATGACCGTATACGGAGGAGAAAATGTCGAGCTAGGAATTCGT GTGTGGACATGTGGAGGGAGTGTTGAAGTAGTGCCCTGCTCCAAGGTCGCCCACATCGAGAGGCACCACAAGCCCTACATGCTCGATCTTGCCCCCGCCATGAAGAGAAACGCCCTGAGGGTAGCAGAAGTCTGGATGGAtgaatacaagaaaaatgttaacATTGCTTGGGGTTTACCATTAGAG AATCATGGATTTGACATTGGGGATGTTTCGGAGAGGAAACAACTCAGAGAAAGATTGAAATGTAAACCCTTTAAATGGTACATTGAAAATGTGTATCCTAAGCTGGATTCCTTGGACGTACTAGCTTACGGAGAA ATGAGGAATCTTGATGCTAACATGTGCATTGACCGAGGCCCAGTGCCGGGTCATACACCTATCGCCTATGTTTGCCACCACTATGGACCCCAA CACACTTATTACCGTGAAAGTGGTGAGTTCTACATCGGTGGCATCAAGTCCCACAAGTACAATGACAACCGGTGTTTAACTGACGTTGGCGAGGAAGAAACCTTCCCCGGCCTTTATGACTGCAAAGAGGCTGCACGGACCGGAATGGGGATTTACTGGGACTTCACTCAG GGCAAAGAACTCAAGAGCAGACGGACGAAGAGATGTCTGGAGATTAAAAATGGAAAACTTCTAATGCAGCAGTGCTCTGGCCAAAGATGGAACATTCAAAACATAATTAAAGCATTTTAA